Below is a window of Chryseobacterium arthrosphaerae DNA.
TTCGGGCAGCAGTTTCTTTCTGAAAGAGGACTGAATACCCAAGAATTCAATACCATGTACCTATGGAAACCAGGACGGTATTACCTGATCAAATCACAGGCTGTATTAGCTATTGCCAATATATTAGGTGGTATTTATAAGCTTTCTGCTGTTGGAAAAATCTTACCGTCTTTCATCAGGGATAAGGCTTATGATATGATTTCAAGAAACCGGATGAAACTGGCCAATCAGAAATGTTATCTTCCGGATCAGCATCAGAAAAAGAAATTTATTCAGGTTTAATATCATTTCCCGCAGATCTGAAATAGGTCACAAATGTGTCTATTTTACAATAAATCTGCGAGAAATAGAATTATAAACTATAAAGTATAAGTTCTGAATCCATTCATTACTCATTACTCATTACTCATTACTCATTACTCATTACTCATTACTCATTGCTCATTACTTATTGATTCAGTGACCATACAGAATAGGAATTCGGAGCACATTGAATTTTCACCCACTTATCAGCCTGTGTTGTAGGATACCAGCTTGAGCTCCCTGTAAAATCTTTAACCTGCTGGCTTGCCCAATTGGTCTGAATCCATCTTTCCTGCCAGCTTGAGGAAGTATTGATGTAAACTACGAGTCCTGGATTTCCGTTATAGCCATTACGTCTTGCAATATATTCATCATTATCGGTATATAATATAGAAGTTGTTCCGGTGGCTTTATTATTATGAATCCAGATCAGATTATTCAGCCTTTCTTTATTCAGCCATTCTTCATAATCTCTGTAAAAGATGGTAGGGTATCCTTCATGGGTTAAAATGTAAGCATAGGCAGGCATTTTATTGTATATAATATCGGTATCATGATTGGCAACAAAGGTTACGGCTTTGTAAGGGTTTCTTT
It encodes the following:
- a CDS encoding thiol-disulfide oxidoreductase DCC family protein, coding for MESWEKKHIVFFDGDCGVCNFWVQWILERDRKDQFMFASLQSEFGQQFLSERGLNTQEFNTMYLWKPGRYYLIKSQAVLAIANILGGIYKLSAVGKILPSFIRDKAYDMISRNRMKLANQKCYLPDQHQKKKFIQV